In the genome of Terribacillus sp. FSL K6-0262, one region contains:
- a CDS encoding L-lactate dehydrogenase yields MYMERINKVALVGAGFVGSSYAFALLNQNIVDELVIIDLNENKAMGDAMDLNHGQAFAPRPTKISYGTYADCQDADIVCITAGANQKPGETRLDLVSKNVKIFKGIVDEVMASGFDGIFLIATNPVDVLTHAVWKFSGLPKERVIGSGTTLDSSRLRFMLGEYFGVAPHDVQAYMIGEHGDTELPVWSQATIGGVPLAAMMQTDSSYKQEDLDEIYVNVRDAAYQVIEKKGATYYGIAMSLARITQAILGDEKAILPVTAHLDGEYGEKDVYIGVPSIVGRKGAQQVLELPLDEKEKEQFKHSAGVLRNIAESAFQTVN; encoded by the coding sequence ATCTACATGGAAAGAATCAATAAAGTAGCTTTAGTCGGTGCGGGATTCGTAGGAAGCAGTTATGCGTTCGCACTGCTCAATCAGAATATCGTGGATGAACTGGTGATTATTGATTTGAATGAGAATAAGGCGATGGGCGATGCAATGGATCTGAATCACGGTCAAGCATTTGCCCCTCGCCCGACAAAAATCAGCTATGGCACATATGCTGACTGCCAAGATGCCGATATCGTCTGCATCACAGCCGGTGCCAATCAAAAGCCCGGGGAAACAAGACTTGATCTGGTCAGCAAAAATGTCAAGATCTTCAAAGGTATTGTCGACGAAGTCATGGCTAGCGGCTTTGACGGTATCTTCCTGATTGCAACCAACCCAGTCGATGTGCTGACACATGCTGTCTGGAAATTCAGCGGTCTGCCAAAGGAACGTGTCATCGGAAGCGGTACGACACTCGACTCCAGCCGCCTTCGCTTCATGCTTGGCGAATACTTCGGAGTTGCTCCGCATGACGTACAGGCATATATGATTGGTGAACACGGCGATACCGAACTGCCTGTTTGGAGCCAAGCGACTATCGGGGGTGTGCCGCTTGCAGCGATGATGCAGACAGACAGCAGCTATAAGCAAGAAGATTTAGATGAGATCTATGTAAATGTCCGGGATGCAGCCTATCAAGTGATCGAGAAAAAAGGCGCAACTTACTATGGCATCGCCATGAGCCTCGCCCGCATCACACAGGCGATCCTCGGGGATGAAAAAGCAATATTGCCAGTAACCGCACATCTCGATGGAGAATATGGGGAGAAAGATGTCTACATCGGAGTTCCGAGCATTGTTGGCCGCAAAGGGGCACAGCAGGTCCTTGAGCTGCCTTTGGACGAGAAGGAGAAAGAACAGTTCAAGCATAGTGCCGGCGTCCTTCGAAATATCGCGGAATCTGCCTTTCAGACTGTGAACTGA
- a CDS encoding DoxX family protein, whose translation MISKSRQSKGAAVVFFVIRLYLGYTFLSAGLGKLMSGNFDASGFVQGALARSEAGVIQSWWGDFLETVVLPNAGIFSFLVMWGETLVGLALLLGAFTGFAALMGILMNISFLLSGAFTQNLIMIVLAIVLLIGGSNAGRFGIDNWIMPSLRSKDHNKRARNSKRQLI comes from the coding sequence ATGATCAGCAAATCACGGCAAAGCAAGGGAGCAGCAGTCGTCTTCTTCGTGATCAGATTGTATCTTGGGTACACATTCCTGTCAGCGGGCTTGGGTAAGCTGATGAGCGGAAACTTTGATGCCAGCGGATTCGTCCAGGGAGCCTTGGCACGTTCGGAGGCGGGTGTCATCCAGAGCTGGTGGGGAGATTTCCTCGAAACTGTCGTCCTGCCCAATGCTGGGATATTCAGCTTCCTTGTCATGTGGGGGGAAACACTTGTCGGATTGGCGCTTTTGCTTGGTGCTTTCACGGGATTTGCAGCTCTGATGGGGATATTGATGAATATTTCCTTCCTATTAAGCGGGGCTTTTACACAAAATCTGATCATGATCGTCCTGGCAATCGTGCTGCTGATCGGCGGATCGAATGCTGGCCGGTTCGGCATTGATAACTGGATCATGCCTTCCCTGCGCAGCAAAGATCACAACAAAAGAGCCAGAAACAGCAAGAGACAGCTTATATGA
- a CDS encoding DNA topology modulation protein produces MNKIAIVGSPGSGKSTLARMLGRIMHLDVWHLDAILWKPNWILASKEEQGEIQSQLVKKDGWIIDGNYDSTLDIRLKPADMIIFLDMPRCLCLYRVLKRRLMYHNRSRPDMQEGCKEKIDIQFLKWVWEFPANKRQGLLDKLSQLEQDKQIVQLRSSREVKAFLDKMKDQM; encoded by the coding sequence ATGAACAAAATTGCCATAGTCGGTTCACCTGGATCGGGGAAGTCTACTTTGGCTAGGATGCTCGGCCGGATAATGCATCTGGATGTATGGCATTTGGACGCGATACTTTGGAAACCGAATTGGATCCTCGCTTCCAAGGAAGAACAGGGGGAGATTCAATCCCAGCTCGTTAAAAAGGATGGTTGGATCATCGATGGCAATTATGACAGCACCTTGGATATCCGGCTGAAACCAGCTGATATGATCATTTTCCTGGATATGCCGCGATGCCTATGTTTGTACCGTGTCCTGAAAAGACGGCTGATGTATCATAATCGTTCGCGGCCTGATATGCAGGAAGGATGCAAGGAAAAAATTGATATCCAATTCCTGAAATGGGTATGGGAATTTCCCGCGAACAAACGCCAGGGTCTGCTGGATAAGCTTTCGCAACTGGAACAGGACAAGCAGATCGTCCAATTGAGAAGCAGTCGGGAAGTAAAGGCATTTTTAGATAAAATGAAAGACCAGATGTAA
- a CDS encoding DUF523 domain-containing protein — translation MIMVSACLAGKPVRYDGSPATDTMVGQLIAQKKAISVCPELLGGFMTPREPAEIIGGNGYDVLDGKAKVIELSGADVTDMYIEGAARSLAIAKEQKVELVVLKENSPSCGSSVIYDGTFQGQKQAGAGVTTSMFRRAGIRVISEAELEQEMGG, via the coding sequence ATGATAATGGTAAGTGCATGTTTGGCAGGGAAGCCTGTCCGCTATGATGGATCACCTGCGACGGATACAATGGTGGGACAGCTGATTGCCCAGAAGAAAGCAATCAGCGTATGCCCTGAATTGCTAGGCGGCTTTATGACGCCAAGGGAACCAGCTGAAATCATCGGCGGGAATGGGTATGATGTCTTGGATGGAAAAGCAAAAGTCATCGAGCTGTCGGGTGCAGATGTCACCGATATGTACATAGAAGGTGCAGCGCGCTCTTTAGCCATCGCCAAAGAGCAAAAGGTGGAGCTGGTCGTATTAAAGGAAAACAGTCCGTCATGCGGCAGCTCCGTCATTTACGATGGTACTTTCCAGGGGCAAAAGCAAGCGGGAGCAGGGGTGACAACCTCCATGTTCAGAAGAGCAGGCATCCGTGTCATTTCCGAAGCGGAGCTTGAGCAGGAAATGGGAGGATGA
- a CDS encoding helix-turn-helix transcriptional regulator: MKVNNRVKELRQERSITQVKMAEDLAITRQTINAIEKGKYNPSLELALRMLAYFDVPMEQLFYLEEE; the protein is encoded by the coding sequence ATGAAAGTAAATAACCGAGTAAAAGAGCTACGGCAGGAACGATCGATTACACAAGTGAAAATGGCAGAGGATTTGGCTATTACCCGTCAAACGATCAATGCGATCGAAAAAGGGAAGTATAATCCCAGTTTGGAGCTTGCTCTTCGCATGCTTGCATACTTTGATGTGCCTATGGAACAGCTTTTTTATCTGGAGGAGGAGTAG
- a CDS encoding LacI family DNA-binding transcriptional regulator translates to MATIKDLAKLAGVSVTTVSRVLNDHPYVSEGKRKAVLEAIKQTKYEKNVNAVHLKTGKTQLIGVVLPFSDHPYFGQLLKGIAKQAFKHNYKLVLIQTDYQEKREKEALHMLRQKQIDALIICSRSCDLDLITSYTQYGPIVVGEKANGDTLSSAYIDHYQAFQDALAYLYESGHRKIGYSVSRLGGTSSKERAAAYRDFLAAKGLPYRLDYVFDKMLYFEDGKRLVNQIRRLEDPPSALIITNDQVAAGVMTCAGRVGMHIPEKLAIIGFDDHPMAQMMGITSMHIPLEEMGEHLFKQAVEKESKDKVFRATLRKRETVQ, encoded by the coding sequence ATGGCGACGATTAAGGATTTAGCCAAATTGGCTGGTGTTTCGGTGACGACTGTATCCCGCGTGCTCAATGATCACCCTTATGTGAGTGAGGGGAAACGGAAGGCAGTGCTGGAAGCGATCAAGCAGACCAAGTATGAGAAAAACGTGAATGCCGTACATCTGAAAACAGGCAAGACGCAGCTGATCGGTGTCGTACTGCCTTTTTCGGATCACCCTTATTTTGGGCAGCTATTGAAGGGAATAGCGAAGCAAGCATTCAAGCATAATTATAAACTTGTATTGATTCAGACGGATTACCAGGAAAAGAGGGAAAAGGAAGCCCTGCACATGCTGCGGCAAAAACAAATAGATGCACTGATCATCTGCTCCCGGAGTTGTGATTTGGACTTGATTACATCTTACACGCAATATGGACCGATTGTTGTAGGCGAAAAAGCGAATGGAGATACACTTTCTTCTGCTTACATCGATCATTATCAGGCTTTTCAAGATGCACTCGCCTATTTGTATGAGTCGGGACATCGGAAAATAGGTTACTCTGTCAGCAGGCTCGGCGGGACGAGCAGTAAGGAGCGAGCAGCGGCTTATCGGGATTTCCTTGCAGCGAAGGGGCTGCCATACCGATTGGATTATGTGTTTGATAAGATGTTATATTTCGAGGATGGAAAAAGACTGGTAAATCAGATCCGGCGCTTGGAGGATCCGCCATCCGCACTCATCATAACGAATGATCAAGTCGCCGCAGGCGTGATGACCTGCGCCGGCAGAGTTGGCATGCATATACCGGAAAAGCTGGCCATCATCGGTTTTGATGACCATCCGATGGCACAAATGATGGGAATCACAAGCATGCATATACCGCTTGAGGAGATGGGTGAGCATTTGTTCAAGCAGGCAGTGGAAAAGGAATCAAAAGATAAAGTATTCCGCGCCACACTGAGAAAACGTGAGACAGTGCAGTAA
- a CDS encoding HAD family acid phosphatase, producing the protein MKFGFDIDDTLINLREHAFHIYNRKLNQKIPIEAFHELERVEIHEPFGLTDEQGSQMWNATLEEIYYTACPPFPDAVELLQELEQDGHEIYYITSRPKEHRERTMDWLRDTGFPVKENQFFCGMKDQEKVHIIKELGLDYYFDDKPDVLHTLLEESATKVFVKDQSYNRLVTLPRIVDLSEIKKIIRSK; encoded by the coding sequence ATGAAATTCGGCTTTGACATCGATGATACACTGATTAATTTGCGGGAGCATGCTTTCCATATTTATAACAGGAAATTGAATCAAAAGATTCCAATCGAAGCATTTCATGAACTGGAACGAGTCGAAATCCATGAACCATTCGGGCTGACAGATGAACAAGGCTCCCAGATGTGGAATGCCACTTTGGAAGAAATCTATTATACTGCGTGCCCGCCGTTTCCGGATGCAGTCGAGCTATTGCAGGAACTGGAGCAGGACGGTCATGAAATCTACTATATTACCTCCAGACCGAAGGAGCATAGAGAAAGAACGATGGACTGGCTTCGTGATACAGGCTTTCCAGTCAAGGAGAATCAGTTCTTCTGCGGTATGAAAGATCAAGAAAAGGTGCATATCATCAAAGAATTGGGACTTGATTATTATTTCGACGATAAGCCAGACGTATTGCATACGCTGCTTGAAGAATCCGCAACAAAGGTGTTCGTAAAAGATCAATCGTATAATCGACTTGTAACGCTGCCTAGAATAGTCGATTTATCGGAAATCAAGAAAATTATACGCAGTAAATAA
- the ybaK gene encoding Cys-tRNA(Pro) deacylase: MDYKTNVMRLLDQRKIPYESHSYADTGAISGTEVAEVLGQDPAQVFKTLVTVGKSGRHYVFVIPVPKELDLKQAAASVGEKSIRMLPAKELLPLTGYVHGGCSPIGMKKVFHTVVDESALDFHTIIFSAGKIGYQVEITLTDLGRILPYKLTSLSQ, from the coding sequence ATGGATTATAAAACCAATGTCATGCGCTTGCTTGATCAACGGAAAATACCATACGAATCGCACAGCTATGCCGATACAGGAGCCATCAGCGGAACAGAAGTGGCGGAGGTGCTGGGACAGGATCCGGCTCAGGTGTTCAAAACACTTGTGACGGTCGGCAAATCGGGTCGGCACTATGTATTTGTCATCCCTGTCCCCAAGGAGCTGGATTTGAAGCAAGCTGCGGCAAGTGTAGGGGAGAAATCGATCCGGATGCTCCCGGCAAAGGAGCTGCTGCCGCTTACGGGCTATGTACACGGAGGCTGTTCACCGATTGGTATGAAGAAGGTTTTCCATACCGTGGTGGATGAAAGTGCTTTGGATTTCCATACCATCATTTTCAGTGCCGGGAAAATAGGCTATCAGGTAGAAATCACCCTGACGGACCTGGGGAGGATCTTGCCTTATAAATTGACTTCACTCAGCCAATAG
- the ribD gene encoding bifunctional diaminohydroxyphosphoribosylaminopyrimidine deaminase/5-amino-6-(5-phosphoribosylamino)uracil reductase RibD, producing MTDHTFYMDLALQNAKAMKGQTDPNPLVGSVIVNDNRIVGIGTHLKAGEPHAEIHAIRMAGEKARGGTIYVTLEPCSHHGRTGPCAVAIKEAGLKRVVIAALDPNPLVAGNGVKILEEAGIEVIIGVREEESRRMNEVFNKFIVEKKPFITLKAGTTLDGKIASHTLDSKWITSAASRQDVHQLRSQNKAILVGVNTVIEDDPELTARIPNGRNPIRIILDSTLRIPMDAKVITDNLADTWIFASQQADEEKEKELLAQGIKVFRTSGSNRVDVNEVAGILGEQLVSSVLIEGGGSIHASFLENHLIDKVVLYFAPKLIGGQDAPTFLEGTGFAKMADAVELTDTEIIKIGQDFKFIGYPLYDKGEKNQ from the coding sequence ATGACTGATCACACTTTCTATATGGACTTGGCCTTGCAAAACGCCAAGGCGATGAAAGGGCAAACGGATCCGAATCCGCTGGTAGGATCGGTGATTGTGAATGACAACCGCATTGTCGGTATCGGTACCCATCTGAAAGCCGGGGAACCGCATGCCGAGATTCATGCCATTCGGATGGCGGGAGAGAAAGCGAGGGGCGGGACGATTTATGTCACGCTCGAGCCTTGTTCCCACCATGGTCGGACGGGGCCTTGTGCAGTGGCTATCAAAGAGGCCGGATTAAAGAGAGTAGTCATTGCCGCGCTGGATCCGAATCCATTGGTGGCTGGCAACGGTGTGAAAATTCTTGAGGAAGCCGGTATTGAGGTGATCATCGGCGTCCGCGAGGAAGAATCCCGCAGGATGAATGAGGTTTTCAATAAGTTCATCGTCGAGAAGAAACCTTTTATCACGCTGAAAGCAGGCACGACCTTGGACGGTAAAATTGCTAGCCATACGCTTGATAGCAAGTGGATCACATCGGCAGCTTCCAGACAGGATGTCCATCAGCTGCGCAGTCAGAATAAGGCAATCCTTGTCGGGGTGAATACGGTTATAGAAGATGATCCGGAACTGACAGCCAGAATTCCGAATGGACGGAATCCAATCCGGATCATCCTGGATTCCACTTTGCGGATCCCGATGGATGCCAAGGTGATCACTGATAACTTGGCTGACACTTGGATTTTCGCAAGTCAGCAAGCGGATGAAGAAAAAGAGAAGGAGCTGCTGGCGCAAGGCATAAAAGTCTTTCGGACAAGCGGATCAAACCGGGTGGACGTAAACGAAGTGGCTGGGATATTGGGTGAACAGCTGGTTTCTTCCGTTTTGATTGAAGGAGGCGGGAGCATCCATGCCTCCTTCCTGGAAAACCACTTGATTGATAAAGTCGTCCTTTACTTCGCCCCGAAATTAATCGGCGGACAGGATGCACCAACTTTCCTGGAAGGTACGGGCTTTGCCAAGATGGCCGATGCAGTGGAGCTGACCGATACGGAGATCATCAAAATCGGACAAGACTTCAAATTCATCGGCTATCCGCTCTATGACAAAGGGGAAAAGAATCAATGA
- a CDS encoding tetratricopeptide repeat protein: MGLVLSVDDKVFGELLHDFYNVMKLERENEAAILAETIDAMKNASESEEERITADLLHIRYQVMRNEVRTAEELLEQFEARRHSLSRQNAYFYHYFKGQILFKKKKWKEAIRYYEYAENYMTEEEEKADFYYKLANAYYQTYIPALSALHTTKALSFAAVHKQQLHLAKCKLLLGLNHMEIRNFEQAERNLREVLDCQPAPHETSLDLTSMVHHNLGLLCFVQHLFDEAVNHFEKAVHSDPCTHYMKSLYYLTESCFRANRIQDAMHYYHLGFAKSKEEGDVHYQWAFAMLHKQFVDRDSFEAVWTQGIDYFEATGEKDSVQYYSLRMAEYYMLKGEEEKANHYYRLAIQ; encoded by the coding sequence ATGGGCCTGGTTTTGTCGGTTGATGATAAGGTTTTTGGGGAGTTGCTTCATGACTTCTATAATGTGATGAAACTGGAAAGAGAAAATGAAGCGGCGATTCTGGCAGAGACAATCGATGCGATGAAAAATGCCAGTGAATCGGAGGAAGAACGAATTACCGCAGATTTGCTGCATATACGCTATCAGGTAATGCGGAATGAAGTGAGGACTGCAGAGGAGCTTTTAGAGCAGTTCGAAGCACGGAGGCATTCATTGTCTCGGCAGAATGCATACTTTTATCATTATTTTAAAGGACAGATTCTTTTTAAAAAGAAAAAATGGAAAGAAGCGATCCGCTATTACGAGTATGCAGAGAATTATATGACGGAGGAAGAAGAGAAAGCGGATTTCTACTATAAGCTGGCCAATGCGTATTATCAGACTTATATTCCAGCTCTTTCAGCACTGCATACAACAAAAGCGCTGAGCTTTGCAGCAGTTCATAAACAACAGCTGCATCTGGCTAAATGCAAGCTGCTGCTCGGATTGAATCACATGGAGATACGGAATTTCGAACAAGCGGAACGTAATCTGCGTGAGGTGCTCGATTGTCAGCCTGCACCCCATGAAACATCGCTGGATTTAACCTCGATGGTGCATCATAACTTAGGATTGCTGTGTTTTGTTCAGCATTTATTTGATGAAGCAGTCAACCACTTCGAAAAAGCTGTCCATTCCGATCCGTGCACGCACTATATGAAGAGTCTTTACTATCTGACAGAATCGTGCTTCCGCGCTAACCGCATCCAGGATGCCATGCACTATTATCATCTGGGGTTTGCCAAGAGTAAGGAAGAGGGGGATGTGCATTATCAGTGGGCGTTCGCTATGCTTCATAAGCAGTTTGTCGATCGTGACAGCTTTGAAGCAGTATGGACTCAGGGGATAGACTATTTTGAAGCAACTGGCGAGAAAGACAGTGTGCAATATTACAGCCTTCGCATGGCAGAATATTACATGCTGAAAGGAGAAGAAGAGAAGGCAAATCATTATTATCGGCTTGCCATACAGTAA
- a CDS encoding GTP cyclohydrolase II yields MTDMKLESKAVSILKDKIELIPTAEGAIYLVGPIKLPVNLYGETVIFQWYCWLNCDEVAEDYEKIIEKLSDMNLAEMQQSSVLVYGDFAEAEDALIRMHSICHTGDIFGSKRCDCGFQLKQSMQRIVEHGTGALFYLANHEGRGIGLFSKAMAYILQENGYDTVEANESLGFVDDSRDYTDAIQVLKTLRTKPVTLMTNNPRKLAAMEQAGMELSGRSALWGDVSEFNEKYLKTKIARSGHLGDEEICSND; encoded by the coding sequence ATGACAGATATGAAATTAGAATCGAAAGCCGTTTCGATCTTAAAAGATAAAATTGAACTTATACCCACAGCTGAAGGAGCGATTTATCTTGTCGGACCAATCAAACTGCCTGTGAACCTTTACGGGGAAACAGTCATTTTCCAATGGTACTGCTGGCTGAATTGCGATGAAGTGGCCGAGGACTATGAAAAAATCATCGAAAAGCTATCTGACATGAACCTGGCGGAAATGCAGCAGTCCAGTGTATTGGTGTATGGAGATTTTGCCGAGGCCGAGGATGCTTTGATCCGGATGCATTCCATTTGCCATACCGGCGATATTTTTGGCAGCAAGCGCTGTGACTGCGGCTTCCAGCTGAAGCAATCCATGCAGAGGATCGTGGAGCATGGCACAGGTGCATTGTTCTACCTGGCAAATCATGAAGGACGCGGAATAGGCTTATTCAGCAAAGCTATGGCTTACATCCTTCAGGAAAATGGATATGATACAGTGGAAGCGAATGAAAGCCTTGGCTTTGTGGATGATTCCCGGGATTATACCGATGCGATTCAAGTGCTGAAGACACTCCGTACGAAGCCTGTTACACTCATGACGAATAACCCGCGTAAGCTGGCTGCCATGGAGCAGGCAGGAATGGAGCTTTCCGGACGGTCGGCATTATGGGGGGATGTATCGGAATTCAACGAGAAATATCTGAAGACGAAAATCGCCCGATCCGGTCACCTTGGTGATGAGGAGATCTGCAGCAATGACTGA
- a CDS encoding 4-hydroxyphenylacetate 3-hydroxylase N-terminal domain-containing protein has protein sequence MAVRTGEDYLAGIDAMGNKVLSGKTIINKPLSKHAAFRGVMCTQAGLYDLQHDAAYADKLTYTDRDSGEIYGLSFLKPETSSDLARRSGMIRCWAEKTHGMIGRSPDYMNTVLMALASSASLLEGKENCFPAHLRSYYEYVREHDLTMTHTFIDPQVNRGGFYFEQKDDPIAAKVVGRNAEGIIIHGAKLLATQGGITDELVVMSSAGFEQDRCYAFAIPSNTEGLTFVARESFTGGKSKTDHPLSARYEEMDTIVLFDKVLIPWERIFYYDNVAVANSFKNESSFAPFGLHQVLIRRIAKLDFIIGLIQSLIEEINIAEYDHVREKAAKLFILSEVLQSLLQQAEAGAAPDRWGACCPDLKPLQVASNIFARKYMEIAPMIQQLGASGLMSIPPVQVFKSDKGMELNHYLQGATKPGKDRVQLFRVAWDFAMSSFGTRETLYEYFFFGDPVRLISQFYGSIDFRPYKEKVDDLLS, from the coding sequence ATGGCTGTGAGAACTGGAGAGGACTATCTTGCTGGAATCGATGCAATGGGCAATAAAGTCCTTAGCGGCAAAACGATCATCAATAAGCCTCTTTCCAAGCATGCTGCATTCCGAGGAGTAATGTGCACACAAGCGGGGTTGTATGATTTACAGCATGATGCTGCATATGCTGATAAGCTGACATATACCGATCGTGATTCCGGAGAGATTTATGGGCTTTCTTTTCTAAAGCCTGAAACAAGCAGCGATTTGGCACGGCGAAGCGGCATGATCAGGTGCTGGGCGGAGAAGACACACGGGATGATCGGACGGAGCCCGGATTATATGAATACAGTCCTGATGGCGCTGGCTTCTTCCGCTTCGTTATTGGAAGGGAAGGAAAATTGCTTCCCTGCTCATTTGCGAAGCTATTATGAATATGTACGAGAGCATGATCTGACCATGACACATACATTCATCGATCCCCAGGTGAACAGAGGGGGATTTTATTTTGAACAGAAAGACGATCCGATTGCCGCAAAAGTCGTCGGGCGCAATGCGGAAGGGATCATTATCCATGGGGCGAAGCTGTTGGCCACTCAAGGCGGCATTACGGATGAGCTTGTCGTGATGTCTTCCGCAGGCTTCGAGCAGGATAGGTGTTATGCATTTGCCATTCCGAGTAATACAGAGGGCCTGACCTTCGTAGCGCGGGAGTCCTTCACTGGCGGGAAAAGCAAAACTGATCATCCGCTCAGTGCCCGATATGAAGAGATGGATACAATTGTGCTGTTTGACAAAGTCCTGATACCTTGGGAGCGGATTTTCTACTATGATAATGTCGCAGTGGCAAACAGCTTCAAGAATGAGAGCAGTTTCGCCCCCTTTGGTTTACACCAGGTGCTGATCCGGCGGATTGCAAAGCTTGATTTCATCATCGGCCTCATCCAATCCTTGATAGAGGAAATCAATATCGCGGAATATGATCATGTGCGGGAGAAGGCAGCAAAGCTGTTCATCCTATCGGAGGTCCTTCAATCACTGCTGCAGCAGGCGGAGGCAGGAGCTGCCCCTGATCGTTGGGGTGCATGTTGTCCGGATTTGAAGCCGCTCCAGGTGGCTTCCAATATATTTGCCCGAAAATATATGGAGATTGCGCCGATGATCCAACAGCTGGGGGCGAGCGGACTGATGAGCATCCCGCCGGTGCAGGTGTTCAAATCGGATAAAGGAATGGAATTGAACCATTATCTGCAGGGTGCGACGAAACCGGGGAAGGATCGCGTGCAGCTGTTCCGGGTGGCTTGGGATTTTGCCATGTCCTCCTTCGGCACAAGGGAGACCTTATATGAATATTTCTTTTTTGGAGATCCTGTTCGGCTGATCAGCCAATTTTACGGTTCAATCGACTTCCGGCCATATAAAGAGAAGGTAGATGATTTGCTGTCATGA
- a CDS encoding DUF554 domain-containing protein produces MFGTLFNVAMIIIGSTLGTVFKKGMKDRYQTILLQAMGLAALALGANAIVEHLPASKYSVLFIVSLAIGAILGESLDLDARFNHLVKKFSKSNLAEGLSTAILLFCIGSLSILGPVEAALHKDYSYLMANGMLDFVTSLVLASTFGFGIAISAGVLFVWQGSIYMVAKALESTVNIDLLNEVSIVGGVLIMASGLSILGIKKFKTMNFLPALLVPPVFFLILKLF; encoded by the coding sequence ATGTTTGGGACATTATTCAATGTAGCAATGATCATCATAGGAAGTACACTTGGGACCGTATTCAAGAAGGGAATGAAGGATAGATATCAAACAATCCTGCTCCAAGCCATGGGATTGGCGGCTCTGGCATTAGGGGCCAACGCAATCGTGGAGCATTTGCCGGCCAGTAAGTATTCCGTTCTTTTCATCGTCAGCTTGGCAATTGGAGCAATTCTCGGGGAAAGTCTGGATTTGGACGCAAGATTCAACCATCTCGTAAAGAAATTTTCCAAGTCAAATTTGGCAGAAGGACTATCCACAGCCATCCTCCTGTTCTGTATTGGATCTCTTTCCATATTGGGACCGGTTGAAGCGGCGCTGCATAAGGATTATTCCTATTTGATGGCCAATGGCATGCTGGATTTCGTAACCTCACTCGTCCTTGCTTCCACCTTCGGATTCGGGATAGCGATATCCGCTGGTGTTCTCTTTGTATGGCAAGGATCGATTTATATGGTGGCAAAGGCATTGGAAAGCACCGTGAATATCGATTTGCTGAATGAAGTGAGCATCGTGGGCGGCGTGCTGATCATGGCTTCTGGATTGAGCATCCTAGGGATCAAGAAATTCAAGACCATGAACTTCCTGCCTGCGCTGCTTGTCCCGCCCGTGTTCTTTTTGATTTTGAAGTTATTCTGA